The Flavobacteriales bacterium genome contains the following window.
GGAGGCGGGCGATCCAGCGGGCGGTTAACGTTGGCCGCAACACACCACCTATGAAGACCAGCAACATCCTCACCTCCCCGCGCAACGCCGCCATAGCTGTCGCGGTGGCCGCCTTCGTCGCCGTGCTTCTGGGCTGCGGCACCAGCAACCCACCGAACGCAGGTGGGCCGGCCGCCGTGACGTACGCCGCACCACCACCACCGCCAGCCGATTCCATGCACTTGCTCGACAGCACCTACCAGCGCCTCCATGGTCTCTTCACCGCCAACTTCGATGCGGGCCGTGGGGTACCGTTGCTGCACACAGCGCAGGAGATCCCTTTCGACACCTTGCTGCAACTGGCCCCAGGAGGCCAGGGGCTGCACGCGCTGCACATCGACTATGGTCTCTCGGGCGATTCCATCCGGCTGGCGTTCTGCACCGTGGCGTTGAGCCCCACGGGCGATAGCGACCGGTTCAGCTACACAGTGGGCAGCACCGTGAAGGACTGGAACCGCGGCCGGTTCACCAACTACGACCGCACGCAGTGGCGCGCACGTTATCAGTTCGATGCTTCCAGCACTACCGTGTACTACAGCAAGGTGCGCGTACGGCACACGCCCACGGGCTCCTTCGTGGCGCTGGACCCGCACACCGATGCCGGGGCCGATGTGCTCGCCTGGGAAGACGAAGTGCTGGCACTACAGGACCAGAACGCCCAAGGGCACCCCGACAGCACCTTGCACACCGTGTTCCGTTGCATTGGCCGGCGCGATGCCGAGGCGCAACTGCGCCACGGCATGGCCCTGCACATGCGCCTAAGGGCCGTGCAGGCGCCCAATTCCGGTTACCGCGACCTGCTCGACAACAACCACTACCCCACCCGTCCATTGCACATGCACGGTGCCGACTTCGGCTCCATGAACCCGCCCGGCAACGGCTATTACGAGCTGCCCCCGCAATGACCACCGGTACCTTCGGCAGAACACCGCCCTCCCATCCTCTCCCTTTGGTCCATATGCATTGCCGCAGTAACGGTCTTCGCCTTGCTGGCCCGCGCCATGGCCCGCATGCCCGCCGACCGGTTCCATCGCTTGCTCGGCTGGTGGGTGGTGCTGGCAGCAACAGTGGAGCTGCTGGCCATGCTGCTCAACGAACTGGGCGTGCACAACGTGCTGCTCTACAACCTCTACTGGCCCGTGGAGTTCGTGCTGCTGCTGGCGCTCAGCCACGCCCTGCACCCGTGGCCACGGCCGGTGCTGCTCACGCTGAGCGGTGGCTTCCTCGCCGCATGGGCCATCAACCTGTCGCTCATCGACCCCGCCGCGCGACTGGTCAACACCTCCGTGATCATGGGGGCCTTGTTGCTCACCGCCCTTTACCTGCTGCGGCTCTGGCACCTGGCCAACACGTTGCAGGCGCGCCTGCGCAACTCGGCCGCCTACTGGTTGTGCCTTGCCGTGCTGGTGTACTACGGAGCCGCCGCACCGCTGCTGGGTTCCATCAACTACTTCCTGGAAGTGGACACCACCTTGGCGCAAGGCCTCTTCCGCATCACGCAAGTGCTGTTCCTCCTCAAGTTCGCGCTCATGGGCACCGCCTGCCTGCGCGCCCGCACACCCGTATCCACCACCTGACATGACGGAACACGCCGACATCGCCACCGTGGTCATCATCAGCGCGCTAGGCATCCTGCTGCTGCTGGGCGTGGCCGTGGTGCTGCTCATCGTGGTGCACCAGCGCCGCATGCTGCACCGCGCACAGCTGGCCGAACTGCAACTGCAGCACGCCGCCGACATCCGCGAGGTGGAACGCGAAGTGCTGGACCATACGCTGCGCGATGTGAGCCGCGAACTGCACGACAATGTGGGCCACCTGGTGACCGCCGCGCGCGTGGACGCCGTGGCCCTGATGCAGGGTGAACATGTGGACGTGGCCGCCATGGAAGACACCTTGCAGCGGGCGGCGGACGAACTGCGCCGCATCAGCAAGGGCCTCAACACCGACCACCTGCGCGACCGCCCGCTGGCCACCCTGCTGCAAGAAGAGTGCGACCGCCTGAACCGCCCCGGCAAACGCGAGGTGGTGCTGCTGGCCGATGTGCGCCACAACGACCTGCCGCCCGACCAGCACGCCGTGCTCTTCCGCATCTTCCAGGAGGCCATGACCAACGCCTTGAAGCATGCCGGCGCCAGCCGCATCACCGTTACCCTGGTGAACAACGGCGAGCTGCGCATGGCCGTGCAGGACAACGGCGACGGCTTCGACACCACCGCGAAAAGCAAAGGACAGGGCCTGGCCAATCTCCACCGGCGTGCGGCCCTCATCGGTGCGCAATGCACCATCATCAGCTCGCCGGGCAAGGGCACCACCGTTATCGTATCGCGATGAGCACCACCCCCATTACGCGCGTGGCCTTCGTGGACGACCATACGCTGGTGCGCACCGGCCTGGTGGGCCTGGTGAACCGACTGGGCGGTTACCGCGTGGTGCTGGAAGCAGACGATGGCCGCGAATTCACGAAGGCACTGCCCAAAGGGCCCAACATCGACATCGCCATCGTGGACCTCAACATGCCCATCATGGACGGCTACGCCACCATTGCTTGGCTGCACAAGAACCACCCCCACATCAAGGCGCTGGCCCTCACCTTCGATGCCAGCGAATCGGCCGCCATACGCGCCGTGCACGTGGGCGCGCGCGGTTTCCTGCTCAAGAACGTGAAACCCGCCGTGTTCAAGGAAGCGCTGGACAGCGTGCGCGATACGGGCTACTACGGCAGCGAAGAAGGATACAACGCGAACGAGGACCGGCGCTCCAACTACGAGCGGCAACAGGAGAAGATCCTGTCCGCCATCACCGACCGTGAACTGGAATTCATCAAGCTCGCCTGCGCGCCGGAGGAGTTCACGTACATGGAGATCGCGGACCGCATGAACATCAAGCCCAGTACCGTCGAGGCGCACCGCAAGCATGTCTTTGATCGGTTCCGCATCAAGAGCAAGGCGGGGTTGGTCATCTTCGCTTACCGCTGGGGCATTGTGCAGGTGGTGCAAGGGTGAGGGGTGCAGAACACCCTGCACGCGCTCAGCTTGTCGCCGTTCGATCGCCCATCGGAAAAATGCAACCCCGGCCGCGATACGGCCGGGGCTGCTGCTCCGGAGCCCTAACAGACCCACCATGGATCGGCTCCCGGGGCGCAAGGTTGTGCCTCCCCCTTGTACCACGTGCATTCCGCGCATCCCGATTTTTCAGGAGGCGCGGCACTTTTTTTCTTATCTGTTTTGCAGCGCACCAACACAAGGCCATGCACAGCACGTCCGCGGCGCCCACGGAAGTCACCGAGCAACAGCGCGTGCTGCTGCTCCAACTGCAGCACCGTTTCGAGGACGTGCCCCGCAGTGCGCAAACTGCAGCGCCGCCCGCCGGCCGCACAAGTAGCGCACCACCGGCGCAACCCGCCCCGCACGCCACGGCGGCATGAGCACCACCAACAACCTGCTGCGCCTGGCCGTGGTGGACGATCACCCCGTGGTGCGCGATGCCTATGCCGCCGTGATGGACACGTGGCCGCGCGGCCGCGTGGTGCTGCGCGCCGAGCACGGCCTCGATTACGAGCGCCAGTGCGCCGAGGTGGGCCACGTGCACATTGCGCTGGTGGACCTGGACATGCCCGTGCGCGACGGCTTCGAGACCATCCGCTGGATCGGGCGCCACCAGCCGCGCACCAAGCCCGTGGCCCTCACCGGCGATCCGCAGCCGCACCGCGTGCAACGCTCCCTGCAGGCCGGTTCGTTGGGGGTGCTCTCCAAGGCGGGCAAGGCCAGCGATCTGCTGCGCGCACTGGAGCATGTGCACCTGGCGGGCTTCCACTACAACGATCTGGTGAGCAAGGAGCTGCGCCGCAGCGTGCAGGATGCCGCCGCCGCACGCCCCGCGCCCGGCGACCTATGGGCCAAGCTCACACCGCGCGAGCGCGAGTTCGTGCTGCTGTACGCCCACCCCAAGGGCTACCACCTAACGGAGGTGGGCCAGCGCATGGGCATCAAGCCCGAGACCGCCGAGAGCCACCGCAAGAACGTGGTGGCCAAGCTGCACGCCAAGACCAGGGCCGATCTGGTGAGGATGGTGGTGGAGAACGGGTGGGGGTAGGCCCCCTCGTTCGACCGATCACGGTCATAGGCACAACCGAGCGGCGACGGAGATATGGCGCCACAGGCGCGCGACCGATGGACACCTGCTTCCCGCAGGCAGGTCCGGCGAAGCCAAGCGACAACAGCAGTGTGCACACGCAAGGTGGTGCAACGGACCCACGTTCTTGCGAACGGTCAACGGTATGCTCGTGCGTCACGCTCAGCGCGGATCGGGGCGGGGCGGGGAAACACCGGCCAGGAAATCCACGGCGATCTTGAAGATCTTCCGCGCCTTGACGACATCGGAATCCCAAAGGCCATTGAAGGCCCGTGCACAGGAAGTGTATTGCGCTTGGGGGCTGGTCTGGTAGGCAATGATGGCCTTGCACTGGTCGCGCAAGGCCGCAGTGGTCCCGGTCCCGGACAGCAACTCCCTGGCCATACCGATCTTCTCGATCGCCTCGGCCCGGCCACGGAAGATCTCACGTCGGTAGTTGTAGTCGTCCAACTTGAAGAACGCGATGGTGACCCGGGCACGCTGGTAGCCCGCTGTGCCCTTCTTCTTCTTGGGCAATGGGAACAGGCCCTCGAAATCGATGAGGTCCTCAGGGTCCTCGTCCCAGTTGCCAATGGGGAACACGAGGTAGGGCTTCTCCCTTTTCAACTTCACCGGGTCCGCACCTTTCACATCGTGCGTCTTCACGCCGATGGGGAACATGTTCGACTTCAGGTCGCCGTTGCAGCGCGCGCACGCCACGCTGTAGTTGAGCAGGTGATAGACCAGCTTGTAATACCCGGGATCCGGCGAGGTGATCGTGCTGAAGGTGAGCCCTGTGGCATCGAAACCCTTCGGGGGCTTCCAGGCCTTCAAACCGCTTTTCGGACGGAAATGCTCGATGTCCTTTTCCTTTTTCGATTCGAGCGCGCGTTCACAGAAGGCGCATTTTCCCATCTGAAGCCCATCGAACACGGGTTTCACTTCGCTCCAAATGGCCGTCTCCTTCGTGTAGCCCTCGGCATCGATGAATCCTCGGGTGCGCTCTTCGGCACGCTCTCGCCACGACTTGCCACGGCCCGTGGCACTCTTGCCGGTCGGCACGGGCAGCGCGTCCACGGCCTGCTGCAGCGCCTTCAGTGTAGTAGGGTAACGGATCATGCTTTGACCTTCTCGATACCCTTGCTCCACTCCTCAATGAGTTCCACAGCCGCCTTGCGATCTCCTCGGCTGGCCTTTTGCGACAACGCGCGCATACGCGTCTCCTTCACGTTCACCCGTGTGCTGTCCATGTCGAAGAAGGGCGTTACCAATACTTGGTCCGCATCCAACCCATGTACGGCCGTTTCAATACGCTCGGCCTTGCTCACCTTGCCCTTCATCTGGCGCAGCTTGATGATGTTCATCCACTCCAAGCTGCCCACCACCAAAGGACTGTGGCTGGTAACGATGAACTGGATGTTGGGCAGCGCTTTGGCCAGCATGGGCAGCACGCGCATCTGCCATTTGGGGTGCAGGTGAAGGTCTATCTCGTCCACCATCACGATGCCCTTGTTCCCCTTGAGCTGCTTGCCGCTGGGGCAGGTACGGTTGATGTGGTAGAGCAGGTCGCCCACCCAGCCGAGGAAGGCCCGGAAGCCATCGCTCAAGGCCATGAAGGGCACCTTGGAAACGCCATTGTTGAACAGGTATTCGCCCTGTTCCAATTTGCCATCGAAGCTGTAGCCCGTTCCCTTCAGCAGCCGGTTGAGGATGTTGCGCGTTTCGGCCAGTCTTCCTGCGTTCACGCGTGGAAGCCAGGAACCCAGGGGCACCAGGGAGTAGGCATCCTCGAAGAGGCTCTGTACCGCTTGCGCACGCGGTGGTAGTCGGTGGCTGCGGGCCCCCTCGTCGAAGCGCTCACGTTCCTCCACGCGGCGCGTGGCTCCGTAGCCTACGAAGAAGAAGGCCTCGCGTTCATTGCTGTAAATGGGTTCCCAGAGCTTCTCTTGCTCCCCGCTCCAACGCAATGGCTCGATATCGCCCTTCTGCATGATCACAGGCGCAGAGATCACCTCCGTGCCGCGCTTGTCCACACC
Protein-coding sequences here:
- a CDS encoding response regulator transcription factor — its product is MSTTPITRVAFVDDHTLVRTGLVGLVNRLGGYRVVLEADDGREFTKALPKGPNIDIAIVDLNMPIMDGYATIAWLHKNHPHIKALALTFDASESAAIRAVHVGARGFLLKNVKPAVFKEALDSVRDTGYYGSEEGYNANEDRRSNYERQQEKILSAITDRELEFIKLACAPEEFTYMEIADRMNIKPSTVEAHRKHVFDRFRIKSKAGLVIFAYRWGIVQVVQG
- a CDS encoding response regulator transcription factor, whose product is MSTTNNLLRLAVVDDHPVVRDAYAAVMDTWPRGRVVLRAEHGLDYERQCAEVGHVHIALVDLDMPVRDGFETIRWIGRHQPRTKPVALTGDPQPHRVQRSLQAGSLGVLSKAGKASDLLRALEHVHLAGFHYNDLVSKELRRSVQDAAAARPAPGDLWAKLTPREREFVLLYAHPKGYHLTEVGQRMGIKPETAESHRKNVVAKLHAKTRADLVRMVVENGWG
- a CDS encoding AAA family ATPase, yielding MYIKHLRIRNLRTFRDTELSFVHPGADWKQMGLPKPRQQNVNLLLGDNGSGKSSVLKAVALSALGPFVTEARLSTYRLVRRSSGRPSKHSPKEARVEGTFRLHEQDGVDKRGTEVISAPVIMQKGDIEPLRWSGEQEKLWEPIYSNEREAFFFVGYGATRRVEERERFDEGARSHRLPPRAQAVQSLFEDAYSLVPLGSWLPRVNAGRLAETRNILNRLLKGTGYSFDGKLEQGEYLFNNGVSKVPFMALSDGFRAFLGWVGDLLYHINRTCPSGKQLKGNKGIVMVDEIDLHLHPKWQMRVLPMLAKALPNIQFIVTSHSPLVVGSLEWMNIIKLRQMKGKVSKAERIETAVHGLDADQVLVTPFFDMDSTRVNVKETRMRALSQKASRGDRKAAVELIEEWSKGIEKVKA